The following proteins are co-located in the Vidua macroura isolate BioBank_ID:100142 chromosome 1, ASM2450914v1, whole genome shotgun sequence genome:
- the NPBWR1 gene encoding LOW QUALITY PROTEIN: neuropeptides B/W receptor type 1 (The sequence of the model RefSeq protein was modified relative to this genomic sequence to represent the inferred CDS: substituted 1 base at 1 genomic stop codon) — MENSSLPEINSSCADCSGKGHGSLNMSTTPVSLGYYITVPVIYSVICAVGLTGSTAVIYVILKAPKMKTVTNIFILNLAIADELFTLVLPINIADYLLLQWPFGELMCKLIISTDQYNIFSSIYFLTVMSIDCYLIVAATTKSRKVSYRTYXAAKIVSLCVWSFVTVIILPFAVFAKIHKEQGRSHCVFVFPHPKSMWWKGSQIYTLILGFVIPVSTICTLYTTMLCRLRRVQLYCNAKALDKAKKKKKVTLMVVAILGVCLFCWTPFHLSTVVALIMDIPQTPLVIGISYFITSLSYANSCFSPLLYAFLDESFLRSFLRLIDCRTTS; from the coding sequence ATGGAGAACTCCTCCCTTCCTGAAATCAATTCCTCATGTGCAGACTGCTCTGGAAAAGGACATGGGAGTCTGAATATGTCCACTACTCCAGTAAGCCTCGGGTACTACATCACAGTGCCTGTCATCTACTCAGTCATCTGTGCTGTGGGACTGAcaggcagcactgctgtcaTCTATGTAATCCTCAAAGCACCAAAGATGAAAACAGTAACCAACATCTTCATCCTCAACCTGGCCATTGCTGATGAGCTCTTTACCTTGGTGCTGCCCATCAACATTGCTGACTACCTGCTCCTGCAGTGGCCCTTTGGAGAGCTCATGTGCAAGCTCATCATCTCCACAGACCAATACAACATTTTCTCCAGCATCTATTTCCTCACTGTCATGAGCATTGACTGCTACCTCATTGTGGCAGCCACCACCAAGTCCAGGAAGGTGTCCTACCGCACCTACTGAGCAGCCAAGATTGTGAGCCTCTGTGTCTGGTCCTTTGTCACTGTCATCATCCTGCCCTTCGCCGTCTTTGCTAAGATACACAAGGAGCAGGGGCGCTCCCACTGCGTCTTCGTGTTCCCCCACCCCAAGAGCATGTGGTGGAAAGGCAGTCAGATCTACACCCTTATTTTAGGTTTTGTCATCCCAGTGTCCACCATCTGCACCCTGTACACGACCATGCTGTGTAGACTGAGACGTGTGCAGCTCTACTGCAATGCAAAAGCTCTggacaaagcaaaaaaaaaaaaaaaagtgacgCTGATGGTGGTTGCTATCCTGGGTGTGTGCCTGTTCTGCTGGACGCCCTTCCACCTTAGCACAGTGGTGGCCCTCATCATGGACATCCCACAAACTCCACTCGTCATTGGAATTTCCTATTTCATCACCAGCCTAAGCTATGCCAACAGCTGCTTCAGCCCTCTCCTGTATGCCTTTCTGGATGAAAGCTTCCTGAGGAGCTTTCTCAGACTGATAGATTGCAGAACCACCTCATAA